Genomic segment of Cryptococcus neoformans var. neoformans JEC21 chromosome 5 sequence:
CGCTGATTCTCATCATTCGGACGCGTCTTGTGTCGGGGAGTATTCGAAGGTGCAGGGTTCTTTGCGGAAGGTTTCACTCCCCCACTGTGGAAAAGAGGCATTATGAGCCTATCCAAGGCACAAAAATGGCCGATTCAAGATGCTGCTGATTCAAGATGTCAAGAGGCCGGCGAACagtaagaagaagaacaagatgGGAATGCAGTTGAGTAATGTCGCGTTTACCACAAATTAGACGCGTCGCTGGTTGCATAACGTTTGAAaatattacgtaataatCACCTCCACCCTTGGTGTTTGTTCCTCGTACGGGCTCGAGCAGTACCTAGCGAGACAGCGAAGTCGCAAATCGCCCAAATAATCGGCTTTGCCTGTGAGATCACCTTgccattctccttccttccaaccaGACAGCGCTCGCCGACCCGCAATGTCAaggcaggagaaggacgCCTTGGTGGCGTATGTCAACTCATTCAAACTCTCAAAACCCATCACAGACTTTGCACAGCTCGCAGACGGAAAGGCCTTGATGGAGGTATGTATATTCTGGGTCTTGAATAGCTAGATGCTGACTCGTCCGCCAAGGCTATGAGTGCCGTGTAGGTCTATAAGTGAACAGTGTGTACATCTGCTGACTAAACTTGGAAAACCAGCGACTCGACACATTTCAAGGATGTACCTGCCAGAGGAGTAACCTCCcaagcctcttcttcggagAACTGGGTTCTTCGAATGAATTCCTTGTACGTCAGCAGCTGCATCAGCTGCCATCATTATTGATGTCCTTGCTAGGAAACGACTTTACCgacttctcctttccttccctttgccAGCACCTcacccttcatctctctcacTATCCAGCCTTTCTGATCCACCATTCTCCACTATTGCCAAGACACCGACTatgagagaaggagtgCAAGGTCTCCTACAGATTTGCAGATTCTGCCTGGCTGCAAGTGTATGGGCACCAGGGAATGAGAAGGTTATCATGCGTATCCAGAAGTTAAAAGAAGAGCATATGGCAGAGTTGATGAAAAGTATTGAGGCAGTATGTAGCTGTTTATTTCATGCTAATTGAGGCAAAAATCTGACTCACTGATCCATGATAGGTCACGGCAACTCTGCCAGCTGAACATCAAAGACAAGAAAGTggatcatcatccttgaGACCATCACCTGATCTTTCCTACTCGTGCGTCCATTATTTCGTCAATGAACTGTCGCTAAACGTCTGTCGCAGGCCACCACCGTCAAGCCTTCGAGAAGAACGGGACAAACTCCTGCAAGAGAATGATGATCTTCGAACAAGATGCGAGCGGATGATGGAACAGGTTGCCGACCTGACATCCAAACTTGTACGTCTCAAAGTATGCAAACCAAGTTATTTGTCGTTGATGGACTGTCCCAACAGAaagaaacgaaagaagagcatGAAGATGCGCTAGAGAGATTATCGCGTGGTGAAACTCCAGGCGCAGGTTTGAGGGGCAATCAAGCGGCAGGAGCAAACGAAATTGAAAGGTTAAAAGTCGATCTGTGCGTTTGGTTGTGATTTTCAAGGATAGCGACTGACTGATGTCCGTCTAGGCTGAAAGCCGAGGAAAGTCTGGCTaaagcagaggaagaccTCGAAAAGCAAACCACGAGTGTTTCCGAGTTGACGAAGCAGGTGCGTTTACACGGATCATCACGCTGTAGATTGTACAATCCTGACACATAGTAGATTGAACAGTACAAAGCCGAAGCTGCTGAAGCTGGCAAGTTGAAAGATCAATTGGATGAGTAAGCTTTTTTTTGGGCCCTAAGATTGCATCTGATCTATATACTCAGATACCGACATACTGCAGATAGATTACGGAAAAGCGAAAATGTGATCGAAAAGTACCGAAAGAAGCTCGAGGAGAGCGCCAACCTTCGAAGGGAATTACGCGTGAGTGTATCCTCAAGCCTTCCGAAGCTCTGAGCTCAACTGTCATCTCAAGAacttggaagaagaaaacgCTTCTCTTGTCAACACCAACTCCTCCCTTGAGGCAGACCTCAAGAAAGCCGTAGCGTTCAAAAGCCTTTTTGATAACTATAAATCCCAAATCGAATCTTTCGAGAAACAGACAGCCGACCAGGCCACCGAAATCACTGAGCTGAACCATCAACTTGAAGTAACCCAACACCAGCTCGAATCGCTTCAATCAACGTACGAGCAGCATCAAGAGGAGTTGCAACTTAGCCAAGAGAAGTTAAGAGAAATTGAATTGACCGGTGTTATATCTTCGAATGGCGAAGGGTTAAAGAGAAATGCGCCAGGAGATATGTCGCTGGGTGATGAACTAGGCGAGCTTCCTGATAATGGAGACCGAGAAACCAAGACAGAGTAAGCGtactcctccttcttggaaCCGAGTCCCGTGACTGAACAGTCTACAGTCTTCGTTTAAAAATCAAATCACTTCAACGTGAACTGTCCGACCTCCAATCATCGGCTCCAGTATCTCATCGCCTCATTACTCTTGAAACTCTCCTTGCTGATGCCAACAAATCCAAGGAAAGATACCAGGCTGATTATCTCAAGGCGCACAAGGAAGGCCTCAGATTATCAGCCACGTTGGAAGCGATTAGGGAGGGTCGAGGCGGTGATAAGTAGGCTTCTGTCAAGTGTACTAACTGGGAAAAGCTGATAATGGAGTAGCTCGCAAACCTCAGCGGCTCTCAGGCAGAGATTGGATGAGGTTCTTGAAGAAAGAGACGCGCTTCTGAGGGAAAGGCAGGAACTAGAGGTCGCCAAAGGAGAAGCCGAGAAAGCTTTGACTGCGGCCAAGGTTGACTGTATGTCCCTCAACGTTCGTAATAACATATCTAACCTTATTTCCGTTCAGTGAGCCTTGTCGGCAAAGATAAACGTGATATTCTTGCTTGTAAGTGCCAGTCCTGATTTAACATATCATTCTTGCTTATACTTCATCTTTTAGCTTTGAGAAAAAGCGTAGAAAAGGATGCGTCCGACCTTGGGAAGGAAGTCATAGTGCTGAAAGAGCAAATTGAGGCTTTAAGAGAGAAAGATCGACAGAACCTTGAAGAGATCAAGACGTGGGTGATTTGGAATCGCTGGAGCTTTCTTACTGATAATCGGTTATCGTCTAGTCTTTTGAAGGACAAGGTCAACCTTCAAACCGCCAGCATCGACCAGCGAGAGAGAGCCtttgagaaagagaaagagttCAGGTACGCTGTCCATACAAAGAATTTAGGCGCTTTCAGTGCTAATACTCTTCATTGCTAGCGAACTCAAAGCTTCTATGTCTGCAAGCGGCGTACCAGCGGAGACACAACAAAAACTCCTCGGTTTATACGGACGTAATACAGAGCTTTCAGCAGAGGTCAAAGCGTTACAAGATAAGCTTGATGTCTTATCAAAGTCAGGTGGTACATATGTGAGTCACTTAACCGTGCCCATATGTTTTGAGTACACTGATGTTTTGAGTACACTGACGCGTTTCGGCTCTATTAGGACCATTCTCCCTTCGAACAAGCTCAAATCGCCTACGAAAAGCAGATCACCTCCCTCCAGGCAGAAGTCGCTAAACTTAAAGAATCCAAGACCGCTCTGAAGAAGCAATACGATCTTGAACAGCAACTTATGCTTACTGCATGGCATGATCTGGGCcagaagatggtgggggGGCATTTGCATGTGGCTATGAATGGCGCGAAGAGGAGTCAGGCAAAGCCAATGCCCAATGGATGGCTCGGCCGACAGAGAAGGATAGTGAGTTTAATGATTAATCTAGATGATAGAAGGATACTGATGTCTTCCAGCAAGAGAATGCTGGGTATGCTAGAACTTA
This window contains:
- a CDS encoding protein-nucleus import-related protein, putative; amino-acid sequence: MSRQEKDALVAYVNSFKLSKPITDFAQLADGKALMEAMSAVDSTHFKDVPARGVTSQASSSENWVLRMNSLKRLYRLLLSFPLPAPHPSSLSLSSLSDPPFSTIAKTPTMREGVQGLLQICRFCLAASVWAPGNEKVIMRIQKLKEEHMAELMKSIEAVTATLPAEHQRQESGSSSLRPSPDLSYSPPPSSLREERDKLLQENDDLRTRCERMMEQVADLTSKLKETKEEHEDALERLSRGETPGAGLRGNQAAGANEIERLKVDLLKAEESLAKAEEDLEKQTTSVSELTKQIEQYKAEAAEAGKLKDQLDEYRHTADRLRKSENVIEKYRKKLEESANLRRELRNLEEENASLVNTNSSLEADLKKAVAFKSLFDNYKSQIESFEKQTADQATEITELNHQLEVTQHQLESLQSTYEQHQEELQLSQEKLREIELTGVISSNGEGLKRNAPGDMSLGDELGELPDNGDRETKTDLRLKIKSLQRELSDLQSSAPVSHRLITLETLLADANKSKERYQADYLKAHKEGLRLSATLEAIREGRGGDNSQTSAALRQRLDEVLEERDALLRERQELEVAKGEAEKALTAAKVDLSLVGKDKRDILASLRKSVEKDASDLGKEVIVLKEQIEALREKDRQNLEEIKTLLKDKVNLQTASIDQRERAFEKEKEFSELKASMSASGVPAETQQKLLGLYGRNTELSAEVKALQDKLDVLSKSGGTYDHSPFEQAQIAYEKQITSLQAEVAKLKESKTALKKQYDLEQQLMLTAWHDLGQKMVGGHLHVAMNGAKRSQAKPMPNGWLGRQRRIQENAGYART